The Opitutaceae bacterium nucleotide sequence AGGCAAACGGCGTCACCAGGACTGCCTCAAGCTCAATGGGTTCGTCACCGATCCCGGGCTCCGGGGCTTCGGCCTGCAGGCGAATGGTGGGGCGGAGAAAAAGCACCGAGGCCACCGCCCCGGCAAAGAAGGTGAATGATTTCATGGTACTGTCATTGGATAGTCGAAGAATCCGCGGGGGAGGGTCCCGCAGGAGGAGAACGCGCAAAGGACGGATTTTCATTCCGACCGACGCGGCATGTATCGATTATCCTATGACAGGTGGGCTCAGGGCCCAGGGAAGCCGGTGGGGAGGTGGCTTGAAATCGGGGGTCGGCGGGAGGGTTGCGAGGAATACAATCGCGAGCTCGACTGGATGAGGAGCCGGGTGCCACTGGGCCGGGTATTCGAAATGACCGTCCCGGATCAGGGTCAGCAGGCAGACATGGGGAACCGAGGCGTCCTCGTCGCAGTGAATTGCGTGGTGCAGGCCGGGGCTGGTGGCGATAAGCGAGACGAACAGGAGAACGGCGGCGAGCAAGCCGGCCACCGCGCCTTTCAAACCTGTCCTCGTCCCGATCCCCATTTTGACCATCCGCTGGAATTATACGAAAGGTGTCAAGGGGTCGAAAGTGGATCCGGCGATGAACAGGTCGTCACCCGTTTTTCGGACGAAAAATGGAAATCCGTTCGGGATCGGCCTCGAGAAAGGGTCCCCCGATCAGGTCGATGCAATAGGGAATGGCGGGGAAAACGGCTTCGAGGCATTCTCCGATGGCCTTGGGTTTGCCGGGGAGATTGACGATGAGGGCGCACCCGCGGACACCCGCAGTCTGGCGGGAGAGGATGGCGGTAGGCACGAAACGCAGGGAGGTCGCCCGCATCAGCTCGCCGAATCCGGGCAGCATCTTCTCGCAGACGTCGGCGGTGGCTTCCGGGGTCACGTCGCGGGTGGCGGGGCCGGTACCCCCGGTGGTGATGACCAGGCTGCAGCCCTCCTCATCGACGAGGCGGACCAGGCAGGCGGCGATCTCATCCCTTTCGTCGGGGACGATCTGATAGACGGTTTCAAACGGCGTCGTGAGGTAATCACGCAGGAGGGCGACGGCGGCCTTTCCGGGTATGTCCTCATAGATGCCGGCGCTGGCCCGGTCGGAGACGTTGATCACACCGATTTTGACTGGGTTTTTCATGGAAGGCGAGGGATCGGGCCTGGGGCGGCCTCAGGCATTGCAGAACCGGGGATTTGTGGTAAAGGAGGATCTACTGCATGGAGCAAAAGGAGTTCAGCGAGATCGTCGATTTGATTCGGAAGGAGGATGCGCGGTTTGACCGCCAGGCCTATTTCTTCCTGCGGGGTGCATTGGACCAGACCGTGACGAAAATGCGCAAGGCGGGGCTCCTTCTCGGACGCCGCAGCAACCATGTGGCCGGCCCGGAACTGCTCGAGGGAATTCGAGATTACGCCCTCGAGCAATACGGACCGATGGCCCTGACCCTGCTCCGGGCATGGAATATCGGATCCTGCGGAGATTTCGGGGAGATCGTTTTTAATCTGATCGACTATGGCGTGCTCAGCAAAACGGATGAGGATTCCCGGGAGGATTTTGCGGAGATCTTCGATTTTGATGAAGCTTTTGCCAAGCCGTTCAGGCCGGTTAAGCGCCGATTGCCGGACCCTCCGGTCCTCCCGGTGGAGTTGTCCTGAGACGACTCGTGACCGATCAACCGATTCTGTTGAGGTGCCCTTGTGATGAATGAAACGCCTTTGCATCCGACGAAGACTTCGCCGGTCACCCTCGAGAATCTCCTGAATGAGGCGGTTGATCGACGGGTTCTTGACAATGGGCTGGTGGCGATCGTCAAGCCGGACCACAGCAGTTCGGTGGCCAGTGTCCAGGTCTGGGTGCGCAGTGGGAGTATCCATGAGGGGCGCTGGATCGGAGGGGGGCTCTCGCATTTCCTCGAGCACATGCTCTTCAAGGGAACGGAGCGGCGGGCCGGCCGGGAGATTTCAGCCCTCGTTCAGGAGAATGGAGGCTATATCAATGCCTACACAACTTTCGATCGGACGGTCTACTATATCGATATCCCAAGCGAAGGCGTCGAGGTGGCCCTGGATGTTCTCGGCGATGCCGTTTTTCACTCAAGACTGCCCGAGGAAGAGGTGATTAAGGAAAAGGAGGTCATCCTCCGGGAAATCGACATGTATCAGGATGATCCCGATCATCTGCTTTCCCAGGCCCTCTTTGAGACGGCTTTCCGTGAACACCCTTACCGGCAGCCGATCATCGGACACCGGGATGTCTTCAGGCAGGTCAGTCGTGAAGACCTGGTGGCCTACTACCGGGAACGCTATGTGCCCAACAATGTCGTCGTGGTGGTGGTGGGCGATGTCGATCCGGAGGCGACCTTTGCCGGAATCGGCAAACACTTCGGCGGCCCTTCGCGGGCCCGGCTCGAACCGGTCTTTCTCCCGGCCGAGACCCCTCAACTCGCGCCCCGGCGTCGGGAATTGACCGGGGAGGTGGAAATCACCCGGGTCGCCCTGGCCTACCCGGTCCCCGGGCTTTCCCATCCCGATACGCCGGCGCTTGATCTTCTGGCGATGATCCTCGGACATGGCGACAGTTCGCTCCTCTGGCAGACCCTCCGGGAGCGGAAACGGCTCGTACATTCCGTCGGATCATCGAACTGGAATCCGGGTTCGTCCGGACTGTTCTATATCTCAATGATCTGCGAGGCGGACAAACGGGAGGCCGCGATCAAGGCAGTTCAGGATGTGATCGAAGGGGTGGCGAAGCGCGGCGTGACGAAATCGCTACTGGCCAAGGCCATCCGCCAGATTGAAGTGGGCGAGATCAACGTCCGCAAGACGATGAGCGGACAGGCTTCGCGGCTCGGGGTGGCGGAAGTGGTCGTCGGGGAACTGAATTTCGCACCCACCTACCTCAGGCGGCTGGCTGCGGTAACGGTGGCAGACCTGAAACGGGTGTGCCGGGAGAGACTTCGGCCCGGCGGATTGACCCGGGTGGTCATGAACCCGAAAGGCGTCCATGATGTGGAGGCGGCAGCCATTGTCC carries:
- a CDS encoding pitrilysin family protein, with the translated sequence MNETPLHPTKTSPVTLENLLNEAVDRRVLDNGLVAIVKPDHSSSVASVQVWVRSGSIHEGRWIGGGLSHFLEHMLFKGTERRAGREISALVQENGGYINAYTTFDRTVYYIDIPSEGVEVALDVLGDAVFHSRLPEEEVIKEKEVILREIDMYQDDPDHLLSQALFETAFREHPYRQPIIGHRDVFRQVSREDLVAYYRERYVPNNVVVVVVGDVDPEATFAGIGKHFGGPSRARLEPVFLPAETPQLAPRRRELTGEVEITRVALAYPVPGLSHPDTPALDLLAMILGHGDSSLLWQTLRERKRLVHSVGSSNWNPGSSGLFYISMICEADKREAAIKAVQDVIEGVAKRGVTKSLLAKAIRQIEVGEINVRKTMSGQASRLGVAEVVVGELNFAPTYLRRLAAVTVADLKRVCRERLRPGGLTRVVMNPKGVHDVEAAAIVRRSTNPDFEEVHLANGVRVLLRENPSLPNLHLRVVGRAGGFVEQPERRGVTQLMSSLMTRDTAKRSAAEVAGLIESAGGSFREFAGDNSFGLSCDVLPEDEVLALSLLAEGLCSPAFKSNTVKREREAQLAGIREANDDIVHASRYRLRDLFFGDHPLGVGSDGRIETVARLRPADLEAHRRRLVVGGNLVVAVSGVFERNTLLQRVEDAFGAISAGELDVPAREEILPAVSGSHLMAQAREQVIVHHGFPGPGLLSDDFMASEVLDEVFSGMASQLFERVREEKGLAYFVRSGRVLAMHEGMFSFVAGTSPQGYRQVIDELEREVDRACSGGLTEVELIRSRTRLKAGRRMSVQTNSACAVQAALNAIYGLPINDWRHYDSKVDAVTLADLQAFACRRFLRNKRIELLAGAVAEA
- the mog gene encoding molybdopterin adenylyltransferase produces the protein MKNPVKIGVINVSDRASAGIYEDIPGKAAVALLRDYLTTPFETVYQIVPDERDEIAACLVRLVDEEGCSLVITTGGTGPATRDVTPEATADVCEKMLPGFGELMRATSLRFVPTAILSRQTAGVRGCALIVNLPGKPKAIGECLEAVFPAIPYCIDLIGGPFLEADPERISIFRPKNG